A single region of the Anguilla rostrata isolate EN2019 chromosome 11, ASM1855537v3, whole genome shotgun sequence genome encodes:
- the spata2 gene encoding spermatogenesis-associated protein 2, with the protein MDAKLREDLLKKYTQFLEGRLEERDVGSNEAGLLSAAAALLGAYQPDHGQQRFRVLRFYEVAENALRTLRSSSLQALEVAFAMLETVCTNLLLFPWKKEFRHIKTFTGPYVYHLQSAVCEADLHSILRSMGYVRDQELQYHARDHPGGAAHLRQLAFELFLARAECGLLREVVALAGGAAKELEAVEVRRSSREDAAGCAEALRRRDVLVGEVSRLSVRLAETERAHLRRSGRPSKSVDVTDSAGHWHPASKPVLKASLSLRKEPLFVDAEEDAKDEIIRPNVSLLSLAALSPYSPAPDFYPVQSPSAEPYSYHLSSLDEVDLYTERGGGRQTPSRPPSREPRDGRESWGPKGHGGLSSLGPKCQGCGLGCSGLASCQRCEAVLCPGCHAMEPSPCCCSQDYPKPPRPLDGYLPVKEKLSVYTNSHSEKPLLATKLYPGKSAAAPGGAGAGGSRCGFCNKPGATHTCMNCSKVSCDTCMGLYAKDLCGRKSMHHNFVPNHQLNYKSGSMSHLVYR; encoded by the exons ATGGATGCCAAGCTGCGAGAGGACCTGCTGAAGAAGTACACGCAGTTTCTGGAGGGCAGGCTGGAGGAGCGGGACGTGGGGTCCAATGAAGCGGGCCTGctgtcggcggcggcggccctgcTGGGGGCCTACCAGCCAGATCACGGCCAGCAGCGCTTCCGCGTGCTGCGCTTCTACGAGGTGGCGGAGAACGCCCTCCGGACCCTGAGGAGCTCCAGCCTGCAGGCCCTGGAGGTGGCCTTCGCCATGCTGGAGACTGTCTGCACCAACCTGCTTCTCTTTCCCTGGAAGAAGGAGTTCCGCCACATCAAG ACCTTCACAGGCCCGTATGTGTACCACCTGcagtcagctgtgtgtgaggcGGACCTGCACTCCATACTGCGCTCCATGGGCTATGTGCGCGACCAGGAGCTGCAGTACCACGCCCGCGACCACCCGGGCGGTGCGGCGCACCTGAGGCAGCTGGCGTTCGAGCTCTTCCTGGCGCGAGCCGAGTGCGGCCTGCTGAGGGAGGTGGTGGCgctggcgggcggggcggcCAAGGAGCTGGAGGCGGTGGAGGTGCGGCGGTCGAGCCGCGAGGACGCGGCGGGGTGCGCCGAGGCCCTGAGGCGCCGCGACGTCCTGGTCGGGGAGGTGTCGCGGCTCTCGGTGCGCCTGGCCGAGACGGAGCGGGCCCACCTTAGGAGGAGCGGCCGCCCGTCCAAGTCAGTGGACGTGACGGACAGTGCGGGGCACTGGCACCCGGCCAGCAAGCCCGTGCTCAAGGCCTCGCTCAGCCTGCGCAAGGAGCCGCTGTTCGTGGACGCGGAGGAGGACGCCAAGGACGAGATCATCCGGCCCAACgtctccctgctctccctggcAGCCCTCTCCCCCTACAGCCCGGCGCCGGACTTCTACCCCGTGCAGTCCCCCTCGGCGGAGCCCTACTCCTACCACCTGTCCTCCCTGGACGAGGTGGACCTGTACACTGAGCGCGGCGGGGGCCGCCAgaccccgtcccgccccccgaGCCGCGAGCCCCGAGACGGCCGAGAGAGCTGGGGGCCCAAGGGCCACGGCGGGCTTTCCTCCCTCGGCCCCAAGTGCCAGGGCTGCGGCCTGGGCTGCTCCGGCCTGGCCTCCTGCCAGCGGTGCGAGGCGGTCCTGTGCCCGGGCTGCCACGCCATGGAGCCCTCCCCCTGCTGCTGCTCGCAGGACTACCCcaagcccccccgccccctcgacGGCTACCTGCCGGTGAAGGAGAAGCTGTCCGTGTACACCAACTCCCACTCAGAGAAGCCGCTGCTGGCCACCAAGCTCTACCCTGGCAAGTCGGCGGCAGCCCCCGGTGGGGCGGGCGCGGGCGGCTCACGGTGCGGCTTCTGCAACAAGCCTGGCGCCACGCACACCTGCATGAACTGCTCCAAGGTCTCCTGCGACACCTGCATGGGCCTCTATGCGAAAGATCTATGCGGCCGCAAGAGCATGCACCATAACTTTGTGCCCAACCACCAGCTGAATTACAAGTCTGGCTCCATGTCACACCTGGTGTATCGGTAG
- the rnf114 gene encoding E3 ubiquitin-protein ligase RNF114, whose amino-acid sequence MAMFGGLDSALKKKGFADSERDVSEFVCPVCLEIFDRPVTTQCGHTFCQSCLQECLRPQKPVCAVCRATLGKWAKATELEILIHNTVSTCKGCRAEMCLSLMRSHTAACFKYQEYIDEGVKTTARSQPPVISSVPNRFTFSCPYCNFQNLDQDGLVEHCTSLHSRDARQVVCPICASMPWGDPNYRSADFFQHLKIRHTFSYDTYVDYATDEQTMIQEALQRSLMDN is encoded by the exons ATGGCGATGTTTGGAGGCTTAGATTCTGCACTGAAAAAGAAAGGCTTTGCAGATAGCGAGAGGGACGTGTCAGAATttgtctgtcctgtctgtctggagATATTTGATCGCCCTGTGACAACACAATGTGGGCACAC GTTCTGCCAGAGCTGCCTGCAGGAATGCCTGCGTCCTCAGAAACCAGTTTGTGCTGTGTGCCGGGCAACCCTGGGGAAGTGGGCCAAAGCCACAGAGCTGGAGATACTCATTCACAACACAGTGAGCACCTGCAAGGGCTGCCGTGCCGAG ATGTGTTTGTCCCTGATGCGAAGCCACACAGCTGCTTGCTTCAAATATCAGGAGTACATCGATGAAGGGGTGAAGACTACGGCCAGATCCCAGCCCCCCGTCATCAG ctcgGTGCCAAACCGCTTCACCTTTTCCTGCCCTTACTGCAACTTCCAGAACCTGGACCAGGATGGGCTGGTTGAGCATTGCACATCCCTGCACTCCAGAGATGCTCGCCAAGTG GTGTGTCCAATCTGTGCCTCAATGCCATGGGGAGACCCGAACTACCGGAGCGCAGATTTCTTCCAGCACCTGAAGATCAGACATACCTTCTCTTATGATACTTATGTG GACTATGCCACGGATGAACAAACCATGATCCAGGAGGCTCTGCAGCGCTCGTTGATGGATAACTGA